Proteins co-encoded in one Apteryx mantelli isolate bAptMan1 chromosome 4, bAptMan1.hap1, whole genome shotgun sequence genomic window:
- the BBOF1 gene encoding basal body-orientation factor 1: MAAAGAAAGGPLSPRRNGLSSPPTAAARVSRAERAKASAALWEARLAVSEASRAEYREAARLLARSTAELLWRQQHLERESVAVMGFLRKQDQEKPEEIEKLKQQLIDLKQQAQEENKKLADQYTQQVKELEEKFQKKVREIGLIQLELKLIKEFRRKKAVMEKELEDLKERMETSNRRHQEVVVRLEKRFLEEKKRLEKDAEKKVIMMTETAHREAVLQLNSTGREVFKENVRLHDAFTCHLKEATELQKIKQKLEGDKTLLLQEKETNEGLVREKILQISQQKAQIGDLQHKVEKLEKALCHMTREFETETQRMQHQALIQNEAGMVEVKKLQQLLEMKDREMNQVKKLARNILDERTEVERFFLGALEHVKQEIIASRRHYKEKAQTAYFRKMMEACAGKEEFPKIKTFKSNINSTNSVYKDLEEAEKCYWEKIQFEKVDISELTWEQKERVLRLLFAKMNGTNLWKYSKDLPSQLQLPLILEKKIELAQKIFLLA; encoded by the exons atggcggcggcgggggccgcggcgggcgggccctTGTCGCCGCGCCGTAACGGCTTGTCCTCCCCGCCCACGGCGGCGGCCCGGGTGTCCCGGGCGGAGCGGGCCAAGGCCAGCGCGGCGCTATGGGAGGCGCGGCTGGCCGTGAGCGAGGCGTCCCGGGCCGAGTACCGCGAAGCCGCCCGCCTGCTGGCCAGGAGCACCGCGGAGCTGCTGTGGCGGCAGCAGCACCTGGAGCGGGAGAGCGTGGCCGTGATGGGCTTCCTCAGGAAGCAGGACCAGGAGAAGCCGGAGGAG ATTGAGAAACTGAAGCAGCAGCTGATTGATTTGAAACAGCAAGCGCAAGAAGAGAACAAGAAACTG GCAGACCAATACACCCAACAAGTAAAAGAACTGGAGgagaaatttcagaaaaaagtCAGAGAAATTGGCCTAATTCAGTTAGAACTGAAATTAATAAAAGAGTTCCGCAGGAAAAAAGCAGTTATGGAGAAAGAGCTGGAAGAT TTAAAAGAGAGAATGGAGACCTCAAACAGGAGACATCAGGAAGTGGTTGTGAGACTGGAGAAGAGGTTCCTTGAAGAAAAG AAAAGACTAGAAAAAGATGCTGAGAAGAAAGTAATAATGATGACAGAGACCGCCCATCGTGAGGCTGTTTT GCAGCTGAACAGCACTGGGAGAGAGGTGTTTAAGGAGAATGTTCGTCTTCATGATGCTTTCACTTGCCACCTGAAAGAGGCAACGGAATTGCAAAAAATCAAGCAGAAGTTAGAGGGGGACAAAACTCTTCTGTTACAGGAGAAG GAAACCAATGAGGGTTTGGTTCGGGAAAAGATCCTACAGATCAGCCAGCAGAAAGCACAGATTGGAGATCTGCAGCATAAAGTGGAAAAGCTAGAGAAGGCCTTATGTCACATGACCAGAGAATTTGAGACAGAGACTCAGAGAATGCAGCATCAGGCACTGATACAAAATGAGGCAGGCATGGTGGAGGTCAAAAAACTGCAGCAACTACTAGAAATGAAGGATCGTGAGATGAACCAAGTGAAGAAACTAGCCCGGAACATCCTAGATGAGAGGACTGAGGTGGAAAGGTTCTTCCTAGGTGCTCTGGAACACGTGAAGCAGGAGATCATAGCCAGCAGGAGGCACTACAAGGAAAAGGCCCAAACTGCCTATTTCAGAAAAATGATGGAAGCATGTGCAGGAAAGGAAGAATTTCCCAAAATCAAAACATTCAAAAGCAACATAAACAGCACAAATAGTGTATACAAAGACCTAGAAGAAGCAGAGAAATGCTACTG ggaaaaaatccAGTTTGAAAAAGTTGATATCAGTGAGTTGACATGGGAACAAAAAGAACGAGTTCTGAGATTACTTTTTGCCAAAATGAATGGCACAAATCTATG GAAATACAGCAAAGATTTGCCATCTCAGCTCCAGCTCCCGCTGATACTAGAGAAGAAAATAGAGCTGG CACAGAAAATATTCCTCCTAGCCTAA